The genomic segment AACCAGGTCCTAGACCACATCCAAAACACAACATCTCTACCTAAAATAATCAACCCCAAGGTTTGCCTGCTTGGCATTGTGGATGACACTATTCCCACAATAGCACCACGCATCCTCTATAGAACACTgctgttttatgccaggaaaaccATCCTCTCTCAAtggatggcacactctcccccAACAATTGCTCACTGGCTCAATTTACTTAAAACCCTCCTGCCGTTGATACAACTCACCTACATAGCAAGAGGATGCCCTCAAAAGTATGAAAAGGTATGGGGAACATGGGCTGAAATCATGGAATGATGTCGCAGGGTCACCCTTGGGAACCTGAACCCCCACCACCGGCAATCCCAACCCTTCCCTCCTGTAATAGGAAATTGAACACTATTCCGAGTAGGACATCATTGATTATTTAACCTAATGTAACACTTGTATCCTGGCATGAAAAGAACGCGtctgtagaaccaatgtcaatgttttatgatgttttatgttgttctatgttataaatgcataaataaacacctttgaaaaCAATTGTCTGGGCTGCTAAATAAACATGACTGTCAAAATGCCCAAAAATCATCCCATTTACTGTTAAAAATTGTAAAATCATGTTTACATTCCCCAGAGTCAGAGGAATACTGCAAAGATATCATCATCTTATTCTCTTTACTTGTCTCTACCTTCAGATCTTGGCATAATGTGTACTGTGTGATCAACAACCAGGAAATGGGATTTTATAAGGATTCCAAAAATGCTGCATCTGGTATTGCGTATCACAACGAGACTCCAGCGAATCTGAAGGAAGCAGTCTGTGAAGTCGCAACTGATTACAAAAAGAAGAAACATGTATTCAAATTAAAGTAAGTAGTA from the Xenopus tropicalis strain Nigerian chromosome 5, UCB_Xtro_10.0, whole genome shotgun sequence genome contains:
- the LOC101730842 gene encoding spectrin beta chain, non-erythrocytic 1-like; amino-acid sequence: MGFYKDSKNAASGIAYHNETPANLKEAVCEVATDYKKKKHVFKLKLNDGNKYLFQAKDDEEMNTWIQAIENTITLYKTEVSLSTQST